aaagcctaaacattcagaATTTGGCTTTTCCCACAACTGCAGATTCACTAAACTGAATCTTTTCTCTTTACAGACTGCTGAGTTGAGGAGGAAAGCTTTatcatcacattttttttaactatcttttatttgtttgaggGTGtcctttaaagaaaagaaatgaaatcatctTATATATTCACATTAAAAGTTGTGAGGAAATCCTACAGCCTAGCTTAtcattgtgtgtatgtatgtgtgtgtgtgtgtgtgtgtgtgtgggcgagGGGGTGTTGGGTTATTCAAACACCCAAATCAAACTATGTGAccagatttcattaaaaaaccCTTTAGTGGCTTTCTGATTGTGTGTCTTTATGAAACGTGTATCTTATGTGAGGATTGTCTCAAGAATGTGTCTTCAGGGCCACGTCTGCATTATAAATGCCAACTCTGTGTTACAGGTTTCCTGCTATGATTAACAGATGCGACCTTGATGGCCTGTTAAACGTGTTGATGTTACTGTACATCTGCACCTTTTCTTTAACATTTCAAGATGTTTCACGAGACAAAAGATGTGATATTTAGAAAGCTTGTATGGAAATGAAGTACATATTTGAAGCAATAATATATTTTACGAGTTTAAAAAGAagtcaatcaaatcaaatcaaatcaaaatttatttatatagcacatttttaagaccgaagtacaccaaagtgctttccagtaaaATCACAATACagataaaatcacaataaaatataaattacaaatatataaaatataaaatgattacATAATCTAAATACAGAGCCAGATGTAAATTACCCTAATTCGCCTTAAATGCCAGATCaaacaaatacgtttttaaacgtgatttaaaagactgaatggaaTCTGACGCGCGAATATGAAGAGGGAGAGTATTCCATAGCCTGGGTGCAGCAACGGCAAAGGCACGgtctcctctggtcttcagccgAGACCTAGGTTGTACTAAGAGCAGTTGGTCCGATGATCTTAGTGCTCTCTGAGGGCTgtacagacagaggagatcagCTAAATAGTCAGGTGCcatattgtttaaaattttataagtaaacaataaaattttaaaatcaattcgatATTTGATAGGAAGCTAGTGTAAATTTTTCAGAACAGGGGTGATAGAGTCAAACTTTCTAGTGCCGGTCAAGAGACGTGCTGCGGTATTctggaccagctgcagacgCTGCAGAAGAGAAGATTGTAGACCCAAGTAGAGtgagttacaatagtccagtctTGACgtaatgaaagcatgaatgagtTTCTCCATATCTTTGTGTGGTATGTAGGGTTTAGCCTTAGAAATTAGGCGTAGTTGATGAAAGCTAGTTTTCACCACAGTAGAGACCTGTTTATCAAGTTTGAAGGAACTGTCCATGAAAACTCCAAGATTCCTGGCAGTATCAGTAAGGTAGTTAGCAACAGGCCCAAATGTGCCAGTCAATTGTCCCAGAGGCATATTTCggtcaaaaacaataatttctgtcttctttccaTTTAAAGTAAGAAAGTTACGTGATAACCAGTCTTTGACATCACTCAGACAGTCAAACAGAGGATGTGGTGAGGATAGAGCATCCCCAGTCAGGTGAAGGTAGATttgaatatcatcagcataacagtgaaaagagACATTGTGTTTCAAAAGTCTGCTGTAGTCGCATGCAACTAGTAGTTTTTGCTGCCTAATGCGACTCTTCAAACACTGCAGATTAACTGGATGTCATTCTGCTGTGTTCTGTACCTGTTACACTACAGTATGTGCTGGCATTACCATTAGCCTGTAATTGTCTACTGTGGCCATCATGGGCACGCTTTATAGACTACACAACTTCACAGAGTGTGAAACACCTTCAAAGATCCCTCCATAGGGACCACGGAGCACCTTAACTCTGGGAAGGTGAACCGTTTTTATCTTGTGTGAagactgattaaaaaaatatcccTTTAAGGGACACACATGTGTGTACAATAACGGGGAGTGTAATCACGGTACTGTCTGCACAACTGAGGAACAAACCCCAGCAGGCAGCTGGACTCGTGGCAGCACAGGTGCTGCTTCTAACATTGTCTTAATAACAGCTCTGCTCCGTTTAGAACTCTCATTAAGCTCTGCCATTGATCCATAATGCACAAACACCAGTACCCGACATTTGAATCATCCATGAATCGGTTCTATGGATTAATAATCTTCGCAACCTGTCATTTGATCTGACTTTGAATTAATCAGGGTGTGTTATCCACAATCCACGTGAGTCCAAGTGACGAGCTTTTGATGTGATTTCTATGAGTGATTCTTAATGTTTAGGATAAAAGTTGCTCTCTGTTCCTAATGCTTCCTCCAGCCTGCTCCACTGTGTGCAGGAGAAGAGCCAAACATGTTTGGCTCTTTGTGAACACACTGATGCCTTCTACGTAAAGGACAATAAATCTCCCTCAGGTCATTTTCTCTGCATCAATGATTACAAGACTTACTGAAAACATCACAAAATGATGACAGCTACTTCACTTAATGCTGGCGTCCATTTGTAAATACAGATGTAAAGCAGTTTTCAGATAACTATAAAATACTTTGTTTAGTGCCACACTGCTGGTTTCGTTTTCTTTCAGCTCCTTGCTTAGAGAATCtttttaaaatactaataatttTATTCGgtgatatatttttatcagaCGAAGCATTTTTCACAATAAATTCCTAACTTTTGGAGATAAAAGTATTCATCTTTTATCTTATATAAGCTATAGTAATAGGTTATATTCTGACTGCACTACAAAATAGCGAACtctccacttttttttccccctatgctgtgctttttatttttattcccacAATCTGCTCATTTGCATTCAGTACATGTAGCCGCCCTCCACTCAGACCTGCAATAAATTCGAGgctgctgtggctcaggagatagagcaggtcatctaccaaTCAGAGGGTTAGTAGTTCAATCTCTGGCTATTCCAGTTCAAGCACCTTAGAGTCCTTAGGTGAGATACTGAACCCTGAATGGCCTCTGATGCATTCAGTGGAGTCTGTGGGATCACTAAAGGTGTAGCTTTTAAAAGCAGCAGTGTGACTTTGATTAAGAAAGTACTATGGCAGTGCAAGTACATTTATCATTTATCTAATGTGTTTAGGAGACACCTTTAGATTGTAGCTGGAAAAAGAAGAATGTTTTTACCCAAGCAAATATCATTTCTTTCTCCCCTACTGtgatgacaaaaaaataaaatatataagagatatatatataatcaaTTTGACATACACAAAAAACCCACTGAGCTCATATTCTTCTCtataataagaaaaagaaagaaacacgtGAGACTTGACCTCCCCAGCACCTTTATTTCCTGTTCTTCTTTACAAAAACATCCTCAAATTGCCCTCTTTTTTTACTTATTAACAGACTTTCTCAGAGACATCGACTCTGTATCAAATAGGAAACAGCCACAGAAATGTTCCATGTGTCAGTATTACTGCCAATATGGTTCATTAACAGTTGAAAAATGTTACGAGGTGAGCTGAGGGACAAAAAAGAGGAAtgtaccaaaaaaaataaaataaaataaggagGGGGGCGGGACAAAcccaggtttaaaaaaacaaacaaacaaaaaaaaaagaaaccaacaaaAACAGCTCGCAATAAGAAAACAAATCTCACAGGAAGATGAAGTGCAATGATCAGTAGCTCCACAGTCCTCTGCACTGAGTGTTATTCCAGACTCCCAGAGACGTGGTGATATTTCAATTTCTTCCATTTGGCAACACAGACAAACTGCATGCTTTGAAGTTTTCAACTTTTCGTCCCattttctcttaaaaaaaacaaaaaaaaacaaacaaaaaacaaaacaaggttttgatggaaacaacaaaacaatcatcttcttttttcttgccCCTATTTTTTCTGATTTCTGTGGAGAGATACAAAAACAAGCATTAGTTATTACAGACAtgacaatgaatgaatgaatgagaacCTCTCTGGGTTCTCACTGAGCACCTGATCACTGACAAATCATGGATCATGCATTCTGATTGTGCACCCtaccacaaaaacacagtgtaagTAGGCAAAAACACAGAGCAACCATCATGACCAAAATCTCTCAAGTCGTGGACGATGCACGGACATGGACACAAAACACATCTCTCAAATGTAATGGTACAACCAGAACCACGAGTGTTAGACAACACAATGGAGGGACTGTCCAAGTGGCTGCATGGCTATGGTTGCAGTGATCGTGGTGGGATGAGTGAAGAGGCAAACCagagggggggtgggggggtggcaGCAAGTACATGTGAACACTCGGAGTTAGAATGAGCACCACACAGCCATGCACGCTGCGAGACATTATGGAAATGCGCAGTGGATGCAGTCTGTGAGGATGCCCTTACTTCAGCCTGGAAGCAGAACCGACTCATTTGTTACATATGGGGGAGGCTTTATCGAAGGCTTCTATACTTTGCCAATCTACTACTTTGCTCTGCAGCAATCCTGTAAGACACAGCGAGGTGTGGATAGAAgggttaaagaaaagaaaagagcttCACGAGACAAAAACTAGCCTGGAAGAAGGGACAAAGTCCTCAGTTGGAGAATGACATTGGTGAAATCATTAATTGAAATCTTCTACGTTGTTAAATGGGCTGTTGTGAGATCAAGAGGTAAAGGCGGACAATTACAAAGCGAGCTCTCGAGTCAGAGACAAATTGCTCACTCTGGCCCTCAAAGAGCTCTACATAATCACGGTGAAGAAATTGCCCCTGATATCATCACTGCTTTCACTCCTTTAGATCTTGCTGCTGTTCTTCTCTCCTTTTCCAAGTATGCACAAGCTCTTCTACTGGCAGAGAGCCTGATATCGAAATTAGCCTCTGCAGGCCCACTGAACAGCTACGAATATAGAATAGGCACTTTCCCTCAAGTTTGGAGATAAGAACTACCTAGAAGCCTCACAGCACTGAAGTCCTTGTTATCTGGAAAAGGGCTAGGCTTTCTCTCTACCATTAAGGACTCTCTAGGAGCCATTTGTGCCAGTCGCATTTGGCAGGCGTACCTCTTCACTGCTTTCTGGGCCAGCATGCGGTTTCCGGCAAGGAAAGTTACACCGCCGATGATTGCCAGGTACTTCAGAGTCTGGAACATGTTCAGGTGGGTCCAGTAGACGTACATCAGGCCCAGCATAGCTGAAATGAAACAGCCAAATAGATTTGAACATTAATGACCACCCAGCCAAGTTCCCCATCTCCACTCCTTCACAACATATAGAATGCTCCAATGCTATGATATACTGAGCCATAGTCCTTTGAATTTGACATATATCTTCATGGTaacaaaaggaaataattaTAGAATAAAACCTTTAATATTTTTACTGGAAGTATTACAGTGGTCCTGTGGTTTGGACAGCCAGCAACAGCCATTAACAGAACTGCAGCCACCATCCTGTTGCGCTGTAGTAGCCATTGTGCTGTCACGTCATTCACTCTAAAACTTACACTATAGCCTACATGTGTTAGTATCATGGATCACATTAGCTGGTTAATTAACATGCCAACTCAACTAGCATTTAACAAGTGGCTTCTTCCTAATGGCTCATCCTACAAAGCTTACAGAAACCACGCTCTGTCCTGACATCTGCAAACACGTTGctgatgagtttatgggctcagtcactTGTTACGGGTCACACTAAATGAGtccaatatttaaatatttaaacttctaAGAGTCCCTCAGCCTAGTGACTGTTTAGTGATCCCCAGGGAGCCGCTGGTCTAAGAAAAACTGAACCCGACCCAGTTAGCAAGTAGTTGTGGCAGGTTGCTGCCAGTCACTAACATGAGATAGGTTTCCTATCCCATTCTGGTTCTAAAAACACTACCCTGTGCAACTGGTTTCACCCAGCAGTAACCAGCCAACATTTGCTAACTGGTTGGGgaacacacatttttccctttATATTCTGGGAAGCGGCCACTAAGAAAGCACAAATGTTCCACGAAAATGTTTTAAGTTGCgttaaaaattacattaaactgTTACAGAGCCATGAAGGTTTTGCCACGTGTGCACAGAGACATCGGGAGACACGGCACTTCGAAGGAAATTTTTTATGCCTAAAACACAAACCTCCCTTTAAAGAGAGCACTGTGGCAGGTGAAGCATCGGATCTGTGTGGCGTGACGAGAACACTGAACTCTGTGGTGATAAAAAACGCACAGAGCTAAGTCTGCTGGAATTCTGCATTGTTTTCCTGTCACAATTGCCTGTCGCACTTTTGTGTCATCATGAAGTGCCCTCGATTTCAGTGGTTTTGACACTTCATGGGAGATGTAGCCCCACCAGATGTTTACTTTGGAGAGCAATTTGCACAACAATAGTGATGATGGAAATGAGcagaaatttgcatttcctgttgTCGTGCTTTTCTGGGTTTaaatttttgcttcttttggcTGCTAAATTCCGCACATGGAAAACTGACTTAATGTCACAGAGGTGTTTGGGGAATTTCATGAATAATGCATACTTAGAATAATCATTCTGCGTAATGTCAGCTGTTCTTACAGCAATTCGCTCATCGTGTAGAACAACAGCGGGCAAACAGCAGGCAGAGAAGCTGGAAAAAAGTCGAGTCTGTGGCAAAGATTTCATTTCAAACACGGGGACTAACCTGCGTGTCCCAGATGGAACAGGATGGTGCTCGGAgagaagctgaagctggagaTGTTGGCGCCGAGCTTGACCCACTACAGAGGAGAGAGgggaataaaacacaatgtgATTTTTCGTCCTCTGCAAGAGGACAAAAGAgccaaaaaaaattgtttacCACCTAACGCACAATGAACTGATCCACGGCAACAATGACTATTATTCATCACTGAAAATGCCAGGGGAAAAATACACTATAGCTTTTGtgatttcaaattaaaacaagTATTATAGTCATAGTGGACTAGAGTCTCATTCACTGTCTGTGAAGGCTTCGTACTGAAGAGCTTTtcaacaggggaaaaaaagatcacTGCACAGAGCAATAGCACAGGCGGACGAGCTATCAGGGAAAGCTTGGACTGATAATGAAATAGGTTTGTTTGTAGGTGTGTCTCTTTAAATAGCAAATTACTTCCATACGTATACGAAACCACAGCTAGATGgagagtgggaaaaaaaaaaaaaaagggaaacattttgtacaaacatattattattattattattattattattattaccagaatgagcagcagcaggaagggagACAGGATGAGTGCAGTGAAGGTGTTGGAAACCACTGTGGAGGGCTTCTTCTCAGGTTCTCTGAACAGATGCTGCACAAACATGAGGAGATTGTTAAAATCAAGCTGGTTTCATTCTATCATCAGCCAGTAAATGAGATGTTAAGAGAGCATAACTAGTACCTGAATCTCTGGTTTGGGTACATAAAGAGTCTTAGGTTGAATTGTTGCCGGGGCCTCCTCATCCACGAACTTCAGAATGACGTCGGCCTTTCAAAAGATTAAAAGTGGGTGAGCAGGGTTTACGTCAGCGAGGACTCGCTATCGCCAACAGGCCTCAGACACTCACCACGTTCCACAGGATGGGATTCTCTAAAGTGGCGTCTCCAACGATGAGGTAGAGAGAATAGGTGCCAGAGATGGAGTCGAATTCCGATTTCCGCTCGGCTGTGTCCAACTCAAACTTGTACAGGTTCTTGCTGTCGGGTTCGGCCACAAACACGACCTCCTGGCCAGTTTTCTGATTGTGCAGCCGTACAAAGGTCTGCAACATGGACAAGAAACAGGTTTTTGACATCAGGTGAGGGTTTGAGCTCACCCTCCTGCCATAACCAGTGTGTGTCTTCTTGCGTTTGACTAGACGTTCACTATGAGGGCCATATGGTCACAAACGAGACTATAAAAGCAGACGAAGTCAGAAACAAGTGTTCTGTCAGCAGTTTGCTGTAGACATGTGTTCCTGTCACACTCTGATTACACACCTGGTGAGGTGTGAGCTCCACTCCAGTGTTAATGTCAACCAGCTGGAAGGACATGGCAAAGTTCTGGTGGCTGTCTGCTGTGAAGGAGCTCTTAGCTTTGGAAGGATAGTCCACCCTGCATGTGTATTtaccaaaaagaaaagacaaaaacagatgaaaatctTTTAGTATTTTACTTTCCTCTTACGGTGGATCAACAAAAGCTGGCAccactttttaaatttgatttccaACCTGGTGGTCTTTGTGCCGATGCTCTGGTCCTTATCCACCACAGAGAGGTCCATGTTGGTCACAGCCACCTCTGTGGACACCTTCACTTTAAGCTACAGGTGGAGACAGAGTACAAAGCAGAGTCATGAGTACAGTAGTCAAAGTGTGTGCACAAACAATGCAATGAGAATTCAGTGGTTCCCCACACAGCCTGCACACGGGCAGGCAGCCCGGGTATATTAAAGCCTGAACAGATTATCCTGGATGCAAATCACATTCTACACATCTGTGATGGATCTAAAAGGAGTGGACAATCCCTTTACTCTTGTTTTCAAAGTTTAATCACTGCTCAAATGTCTCCTTAATATGGTTTAATATGCTACTGTGGAAAAACTCAACAGCATTCAGCTGCTTCCCCAGAGAGGATCGCAGAATCCAACTCAACAGTAGCTGGACCAAAGCTTGCATCAGCAGCCCCGGAGGGCCACTCCAACCAAAATGTGTAGCAGATGGAGAGCTGGTCCATACGTGACTACACCGAGACTGCAAAAGAGCAAAATGAGAACTACAAGTGCCAACTTCAAGACGGTGCCATCATCCCTCGGATCAGAGGTTTGCTGGACTGACAtatgattttactttttttttttttccccacaaagtACATGGCAAATAAAATACTTGCTGATGAGAACCTTATAAAcataattatttctttattcattTAAGAAATGATGGATCcctgtttttccttctcctttCCTTCTTCTGCTTTCCTTCTCCAAGCTGCTGGACTTGAATGAACACAAATTTTAAACTGGTGCAGCAggtacttcacacacacacacacacacacacaccagcaccaCGTTAGAGTGGACTGTCCAACGATTTCTGTAACTGGGTTCACATCCACTTCATGTCGTGACTGGCCAGCTGCGAGGAGCCAAGAAAGCAGCCTGATTTTGTACTTCTCTCTCTCGTGTTCCCTTTTCCATTGGACACAGAGCATTTTACGGCACTTCTCCTGCGAACAACCAGGTGAAATATCCTGACAGTCTCCATGGAGAGACTGTCTGATGACGTGCACCATTGTTCCCACATACTGCACAGTATCCTGTTATACCCCACCCTCCAGCTTTGTCATGTCTCAATATGAATGAACAAGAGCTGCACAAATATGTTCttctaatttttgtttttaattatatagAAAACAAGATCATCTGCATAACCACATCTCCCTGatcaagttttatttatttggttttcaGTTAGATTGTAGCTAAAGTTCAAtctgctgaaaaaaacaaacatgtttttaagttAGGAAATACATAAAGATTGTAGAGCACTCGTGTTAATAATTGCAAACTCATTACTGAACAAAACTATTCTGATTTCTGCCATAACTGAACATCAGCAGTGAAAGAAAGCTCCTGAAGCTGTAGAGGACCACCATTTCCACAAGCCCAACAGCAGGCACTTTGTCATTAATACAAACAGCCTGCTGGTTAGTGGGATGGGCAGTACACCAGATGTATCAGCATACATGCAGTAATTTCTTTAATTATATGAATATTAAGTCAATAATAAGTCAAATAGCACTCAATAAACCAAAATGCCTATTGTGGATTTTACAGGAGTTAGAGCTGCATCCACACGTAGCGACCAGAGCCCACAGAAAGTGATCGAGTAAAATAATCACTGGGATGCAAAGTTGGCGGAAAGCGAGTACCAATGCGAGTGCAGGATACTTTCGATTGAGATATGACCTAGTAGTAAATGCATTAaagggttacctaggcaactggAGCCTGGAACGTGTGCAAGCGATGAGCTGTCAGCTTCAAAGGGAATCATTTTGTGTGGACACAGTTTAAGAAGTTGAAGCTCAAGCTACACTTGTAGTATATTCATTAAAAGGAAAGTTTTCTATGCAGTCTATGCAGCGCTGTTCAAAACTAAGCACACCCCAACATTCAACAGCTAGCAGAACCACCGTCACTGTTTTGTGTACGACTTTATCCGTCTCTCACATCGTTGTAGAGGAATTCTGACCCCACCCTTCTTTACAAAACTGCGTCAGCTCATTGAGGTTTGACTATATTTGATTAAGGCATTCATTtaagcacagctctcttaagatcAACAGCATATTGATCAGGTTGAGTTCTAGACTTTGACTGGACCTTTACAACATGttgattcttttctctttcagccATTCCAAACTTTACtgccagaaagaagaagagtttGTGCTGATGTGCCGTGTTTGGTTTTTCCCAAACATGGTAGATGtacattatggccaaacatctccacctATTCACATAAGTTTTGCTTTAATAATCAACAGCTTCCTGAAATCAAAGCACGTAACAGTGTTTGAAATATGAACACTTTCCAAATCTTTCATATTTACAGAATGGTATTCTGGGTAATGTCATCTTTCAAGGTAGAATAACAGTACAACAGCTGGGAGGATGTTTGTGGCTACATATAAAGACGAGGATGAAGAAAGAGACGCGACATGCCCTAacgcagaccttcccaaagtgggggcgcagagccattgcagggggggcgcggtatgaaaaggggggggggaggcttggacactgctagcacggggcgcccacacaaacgcaaagcaggagatgaagcatcgcggaatatgtttccaaaccaacttcattctaagccaaagactagaaaatatggtgaagcaaatcttccctttggcttcacctgcacaagtgccgaggtaggtctcccctgcaggattggttttccctgcgtcgggagcagcgctgggctgttcaaatcacggacaaacaggatcccacagctgtttgtttttaaacccattttgcacagagaggcattttttgaaaaatggatTGATagtaatgttgaatattattacacaggaaaaaaaacaactacacgtaaaataatcccactgtgacgcctctgcctttgtaaatggagggacagtaactgcgtgtgtatatgtaaacatgtaaaacctgaagattaacagtattttgtctctatctgccattctgcaattcatctcacgtaaacaataacgtggcgcacagcgtgacgtgaaaaaaaggCACACACCTTTGACGTTGTGttacgaactctgtattcctcgtccacacgtaaacataaaaaaggagttttaaaaaaaatctcagttttcggtgatttgaAACGCCGTTTAGGTGCGGACGAAAGGCCCAAGCAcatagaaacagctgcgttttcaaaaatacccgtgtaggtgtggacgtactgtacaagagttagtagtttattttattattacctgtaatttattgcagattacttgtatttgcttaattgtttactaaatgtttgaggtgtgaaataaaccgcaatggagcaaaatatgggtgtgtgtggttggaggatgtgtttgtgcgcgcgcagggcgcgaacatttttcttgtaaaacaaaggggggcccagcaaaataaagtttgggaaccactgccctAACGTAACATAACATGTGACTAACAGAGAGCTGTGTGTATTTTAAGCTTTttagttaaagaaaaaatgaaatttttttttttgactttttcatATTTGCTTGTTGCTTTGCTCTGCAAACACTAACGAGTCACATATTTGCTTCAAAACAGCAGCAATTAAAAGTGACCTTAGGTGCAGACTACAGGCCTCAGGCAAATATTTCATATTAGTTAAGGGGGGGTCTAAGACTACTTTTCTTATTGTTCTGATTGTGTGTTAttacaatgatttattttacatatacccCTGACAAAAGGGAAAAGGAGTCACTGTAAACCTAAATAAAGAACCACTGATTGGAAAAATAACAATGACTATTATTGTGCATGCCAATTCCAGCTAAatgcagcaagaaaaaaaacgtaCCTCGACATGATTGGCAACCAGCCGGCTGTCCCCGGTCACTGCAATGGTGAACTGGTAATATccgctggctggctggctggacaTGAAGTTCAGTTCAAAGACGCCgctgaaaaggagaaaataagaaGAACTCAGTATAACAGCTGGGGTTGCAGTCACAATTTACTGTAAAATGAAAGTACGTTGGGATATTATGTAAAGAGGATTAGAAACACAATCTACAGCCAATGACAACTGCCTGCTTTAATACTGGAGTTTACCCTGTCGTTGGGGATAAATCTCAACTTCTGGGGAACTTGAGAGACGACTGTACAGCTAACACATTTGGATTCTTATACATACTCATTAATTGTGAATGGTGCTTGGTTGAGAATAGCAGCCTTCGAGGCCACAGCGTATGCAGATTCCACCACCACGTTGGCTGAGTCTAGTGGTTGAGACATGACATCAGTGACAAGGAGCTGTGaatcagaaagagagagagacagggtgATGTGACTGTGAGGTGATTAAAAACCACACTGAGGGCTGTAGATAGAACACGATCCATCATGTGTACCTGCAGGGTTGGCTGGCTGTGGGAAACAGTAGCTGGGCCCTGGGCAGTGACGACTACCGGTACGTGGAAGCGGTTGCCGGACAGAGCAGCGGCGGCGCTTGCCACGCTGAAAGCCTCAGCCAGAGAGTCCCAGGATTTCTTGCTGAAGATAGAATTCACCAGCTGGATGACCTGATCCTGTGTGAAGAGAACATTTGCCATCAATACCAAGCCAAATCGATATAACTTCAGCTGGTACAGCACCTCACAAACAGATATCAGACCTCTTTGATAGGAGGCTCCATGTCCATGTGATCTGACAGGGAATAAGCAGCGGTCACAAACATGGCGGTTGCTTCGAGTCCCTCTTCAAACTGGAGGTAGAGGCCAC
This DNA window, taken from Astatotilapia calliptera chromosome 5, fAstCal1.2, whole genome shotgun sequence, encodes the following:
- the rpn2 gene encoding dolichyl-diphosphooligosaccharide--protein glycosyltransferase subunit 2 isoform X1, with protein sequence MDRSRLFGLFFLSLALSGAQALTPSHYLSLSDVARLQNLLSQQFTDLESAYYSVVGLTKLGATVPDHEDVCQFVKSQLDSTSVDSLFFAAEISRAISGCEIPVSNETRDLLLAAVSEDSTMTQIHRAVTALSSLGLPLASQEVVGSLTARINKEDNVMAITMALQTASQLSQQAELGGILEEIEDLTARLDDLGGLYLQFEEGLEATAMFVTAAYSLSDHMDMEPPIKEDQVIQLVNSIFSKKSWDSLAEAFSVASAAAALSGNRFHVPVVVTAQGPATVSHSQPTLQLLVTDVMSQPLDSANVVVESAYAVASKAAILNQAPFTINDGVFELNFMSSQPASGYYQFTIAVTGDSRLVANHVELKVKVSTEVAVTNMDLSVVDKDQSIGTKTTRVDYPSKAKSSFTADSHQNFAMSFQLVDINTGVELTPHQTFVRLHNQKTGQEVVFVAEPDSKNLYKFELDTAERKSEFDSISGTYSLYLIVGDATLENPILWNVADVILKFVDEEAPATIQPKTLYVPKPEIQHLFREPEKKPSTVVSNTFTALILSPFLLLLILWVKLGANISSFSFSPSTILFHLGHAAMLGLMYVYWTHLNMFQTLKYLAIIGGVTFLAGNRMLAQKAVKRIAAEQSSRLAKYRSLR
- the rpn2 gene encoding dolichyl-diphosphooligosaccharide--protein glycosyltransferase subunit 2 isoform X2 → MDRSRLFGLFFLSLALSGAQALTPSHYLSLSDVARLQNLLSQQFTDLESAYYSVVGLTKLGATVPDHEDVCQFVKSQLDSTSVDSLFFAAEISRAISGCEIPVSNETRDLLLAAVSEDSTMTQIHRAVTALSSLGLPLASQEVVGSLTARINKEDNVMAITMALQTASQLSQQAELGGILEEIEDLTARLDDLGGLYLQFEEGLEATAMFVTAAYSLSDHMDMEPPIKEDQVIQLVNSIFSKKSWDSLAEAFSVASAAAALSGNRFHVPVVVTAQGPATVSHSQPTLQLLVTDVMSQPLDSANVVVESAYAVASKAAILNQAPFTINDGVFELNFMSSQPASGYYQFTIAVTGDSRLVANHVELKVKVSTEVAVTNMDLSVVDKDQSIGTKTTRVDYPSKAKSSFTADSHQNFAMSFQLVDINTGVELTPHQTFVRLHNQKTGQEVVFVAEPDSKNLYKFELDTAERKSEFDSISGTYSLYLIVGDATLENPILWNVADVILKFVDEEAPATIQPKTLYVPKPEIQHLFREPEKKPSTVVSNTFTALILSPFLLLLILWVKLGANISSFSFSPSTILFHLGHAAMLGLMYVYWTHLNMFQTLKYLAIIGGVTFLAGNRMLAQKAVKRNQKK